From the genome of Salvia splendens isolate huo1 chromosome 7, SspV2, whole genome shotgun sequence:
AACCGCGGCCTGATCGAGAAGTGCCGGGCGTAGGACTCCACGTACGCGACGAACTGGTCTCTCGTCGGGTACGTGGGGAAATTTGGCGGGAAATTGAGGAACGGAAGATGACAGAAGTGCTTCGGGAGGTGGAGCTTGAGGCGGTCGTAGGTCCGGTCCTGCCACAGCGAGGCGAGGCAGGAGCTCCGCTCGAGGATGAGGGACGAGACGTTGTTTATCTTGAGGCAGGCCGCCACGGCTAGGCCAGAGGGCCCCGCGCCCACGATCACTGGCCCGGGCACGAGCATGCAGCTGGCCCGGGCCGTGTCGTCGGCTTCGTTGGTGGGAGGAGGCATTTGGAGGATAGAAGGAAAAGGAGAAAGGTGGTTTTagttagtgtgtgtgtgtgtgttttaagGTATGGACTCTGTTTTTTGGAGCAGGGGAAGTGTGGGGGTTTTAAAGAGTGATAAATCACTGTGTTTTTAGTGTGTGTTTTCAGTTGGATTCTGCAAAACGGTTTTTTGTATTGGATGGGTAGAGTGTGTTGTGATAATATTTGATACTTAtgtaaatattattaattgGAATGGAGTTTGGTTTGAGTTTTGAAACATACTAGTTTATTGGGTTTTGCTCATTTTTTATCTCCTAAACAGAAACATGTTAGAGGCTTTTTGATtactaaaataatactatcatGAATTCatgatagtagtatatttttggtttacaagaatgaattgttttttttaatctattacTATATGGACAAAAATCACGTCATAGTATCGTATATGGAGTGATATTTAAGGGGTCTATAACTAAGAATATGAATTGACTCATCCTCACATGGGAAAGTTTatcataataaaattaaattagttcTCTTAATTAAGTGAACTATTCTTTGCTGGGCCCATTCTCATTTGTGCAGCCCAATTAGTTCAAAATTTCTAAAAGCCCCAAAatcatgaatattttatttctagaaATAGTTAAGGCCCATTGTTTATATTTCTGTCAATTTTCATTTCAAACATTGATATTTAATACTACTGTTCTTGTATGTCGAAATAAATTAGTATCAGTTTTAGTGACCTAATCGTAACGGAGTACAAATTTTTCTGATTCAATTATGTGACATCGTGATTAATTCCCAAATAATCCTcccaaattaagaaaaaaaggaattttataaaattgaaaagtgggtgtaattttatttgaaaattatacattttcttttttaaaaagcCTCGAAAAGTCAAAATTGAATGAAGGAAATTTTAAGGGAGTGGCAAAATCGTCAACAACAATAGTGGAGGGGTTGGCAGCAAAACGCCGTCGTATATGTTTTCATCCCCATTTCTCTACAGCCGCCTCTTCTGCTACTTCTCGAAGTTTCGACGTTTCTTTCCACAGTGTGAACATCTCTCTCATAAATCTGTTAGTTGCAATCGCCTATTACCTCTGCTTGTTCTTCAACCAATTTTGATTTGTGATTCGCTAATTGCAGATAGATAGGTGTAATTGAGAATCGAAATTGGGTTGAAGTAGGAAAATGGGGAGTGCAGGGAGAGAACTCACAATTTCTCTGGATGGTGTGAGGGACAAGAATTTGATGCAGCTGAAAAAGCTCAACATCGCGTTGTTTCCAGTTCGCTACAACGATAAATACTACACAGATGCTCTCGCCTCCGGTGAATTTACTAAATTAGGTCCGTTCTCACTACCAGGAATGTGTTTATTTTTCTGAgatttttcttgatttcatGATTAATTCGCATGTTAATTTCTTAAGTAGTTGAGAATTGTTGCTTTGAGGCGACAATTGGGGAAGTGGATTGGGAATTTTATTGGTTGGATCGAAGTTAATGATCTGTTTTGACTATGTTGAAGGAATTGGTTCTGTTTTTACAGATTAGGTTACAAAATTAGGCTGATTAATGGGAGAATGCTGgcttttttgttattgtttgtgtggtattatttgaaatgttgattttttgctatatgTAGGAGAGAATTCAGTAGTACTCGTTACTAGTAAGTAAAAATAtgatttcccaaaatcatcttaCTTTAGGAGTTTAACATTTCAACAGAACATATCCAATATTCCCATACTCGAACAAAAGGCACCTGAATTCTTAACATGTTGGAGTTTCAGTAATTGCATTTGTTGGAAAGCCATTATcaggaaaaaaaatagttggTCTTGTTTTAACTGCAGAAAAGTAACAGTAACCTTATTGTATGTTAGTGGTAGGCCGTAGGCATTGAGTTTATAACTCTTACACGATATTGTTCTGTACCTTTTGCGTTGCCTACACAACTGAAAGGAGAAGGGATGGTGTTCCCGTGTAATAGCAATAAATTGTTGGCATACATAACTCACCTAACTCAGATTCCAGTAATAAGGGGATTACACTTAGTTGCCTTCGCAATTTGCATGAATTTGTCCACGGTTACCTTGAttcaaaatgaaagaaaatttCAGTATATTTCTGTCCTCTTAGTGAAAACTGAGATGGAAATGATGAATGTAGGTGCTTTTGTAGTCGGGAGATGTGTTATGTTTTACTAGAATAACTGCTTGGAAAGGACAATCAAGGAAATGTAACAGGAAAAAGTATGCTGGTGGAATTTGTAATACTAGAAGATAGCATGATTTGGAAACAACACGGAAAGGCATGATAGAGCCTTACTATATTTATGTTTCTAGGATATTATGTGCGCATTCGAATTCTGAAATTTCATCTTTTCAGCCTACTATTGTGACATTTGTGTCGGGTCTATCGCCTGCCGTCTTGAGAAGAAGGAAAATGGCGGTGTGCGTGTATACATAATGACATTGGGTGTTTTGGCTCCATATCGCGGGTTAGGCATTGGTAAGCCTTATTGTCTCTTACTTCTCTTGGAAATTGTTATGAACTAAGATTTTGGTTTTGTAAGCAAAATTGAGGAACTCAAGAGCCTTAAAAATTGATGATCATGTCACTTGCGAAGTTAACTGAATATTTTATCAGCAAATCGTTTTTTGAGTGCTCAGAGTTATGGAACCAGTCTTGGTTTCCCACTGTAAAGGGTGTATCTATATGTAGTTGATTGCAATCAACAGTATGAGTGTCTCAAGATACTATCATAGCTGCCCTCGATTACGAATTTCAGCAAAGTCTTCT
Proteins encoded in this window:
- the LOC121742499 gene encoding N-alpha-acetyltransferase 50-like, producing MGSAGRELTISLDGVRDKNLMQLKKLNIALFPVRYNDKYYTDALASGEFTKLAYYCDICVGSIACRLEKKENGGVRVYIMTLGVLAPYRGLGIGTKLLNHILDLCTKQNIVEVYLHVQTNNDDAIKFYKKFGFEITDTIHNYYTNITPPDCFVVTKFITEHQSAK